A region of Colletotrichum higginsianum IMI 349063 chromosome 10, whole genome shotgun sequence DNA encodes the following proteins:
- a CDS encoding Stress response rci — translation MCSADIFLGLLALLFPPLPVWVKRGICSADSIINILLCLLGYVPGLIHAWYIIAKFPEPDYEYESVPQQDREGGRVTYVFVHGNGNGHGPHTQQPQQQPRPTQNNGKGGNNVSYGTTNNPNNSGNAAAGGSSRPQQPQPYQDQTAGEGSSDGAVPPSYADVVAGDNKIQTRD, via the exons ATGTGCTCCGCAGacatcttcctcggccttctggccctcctcttcccgcCTCTGCCTG TCTGGGTGAAGCGCGGCATCTGCTCCGCAGActccatcatcaacatcctcCTCTGTCTCCTGGGCTAC GTCCCCGGCCTCATCCACGCCTGGTACATCATCGCCAAGTTCCCCGAGCCGGACTACGAGTACGAGTCCGTCCCCCAGCAGGACCGCGAAGGCGGCCGCGTCACCTACGTCTTCGTccacggcaacggcaacggccacGGCCCGCACACCCAGCagccccagcagcagccccgTCCCACGCAGAACAacggcaagggcggcaacAACGTCAGCTAcggcaccaccaacaaccCGAATAACTCGggcaatgccgccgccggtggctCGAGCAGACCCCAACAGCCCCAGCCGTACCAGGACCAGACGGCAGGCGAGGGTagcagcgacggcgccgtgccGCCTAGCTACGCCGACGTCGTTGCTGGCGACAACAAGATCCAGACTCGGGATTAG
- a CDS encoding Argonaute siRNA chaperone complex subunit Arb1, giving the protein MANGKKKKCTSDRGPTALHKYRGTGFEEFYADPPMTPAEAQEERENLYHPRIETCIQRYRARRRLGASDQMFNKYLFLGGIDSTPRMFGGNVDADLKDMSPEEKRSAAAIDTVHMSGGGSRFYNDNDPDDWDVDFAGVAAGFLSENLPTMTAWDYAQMGKAVGVLENFLTYVLQHDVCPEYNANVKEALAICQKAKVELPQAHQALLRFPGEFNLALLELFCGDFHFFGEGEFQRPKDFAAEDILKIAITTAGTQQQYDAVMKGLADKSIKVVSEEECDMEVVAVHRPTIESRKLVRSIRLDKGGPFAPVGSIVAKPCLIEDGYDRGADFELPKEEVTFFLDDAILVRLQPGFKLQLCVCELNIDIKFIKQARLVLVEWHTFLPQNLMQHYKEPVPCDRPPPSAVKMDSEGVHVDANEQKTLDS; this is encoded by the exons ATGGCGAAcggcaagaaaaagaagtGCACCAGCGACCGCGGCCCTACGGCTTTACACAAGTATCGCGGCACCGGCTTCGAGG AATTCTACGCCGACCCTCCCATGACCCCTGccgaagcccaagaagaacgCGAGAATCTCTACCATCC ACGCATCGAAACATGCATCCAGCGCTACCGCGCCCGACGACGTCTGGGTGCCTCGGACCAGATGTTTAACAAGTACCTCTTTCTCGGTGGTATTGACTCCACCCCGCGCATGTTCGGTGGCAACGTCGATGCCGACTTAAAGGACATGTCTCCAGAGGAAAAGCGGAGCGCTGCGGCCATCGACACCGTTCACAtgtccggcggcggcagtcgCTTCTACAACGATAACGATCCAGATGACTGGGACGTCGacttcgccggcgtcgccgcagGCTTCCTGTCCGAGAATCttccgacgatgacggcgtgGGACTACGCCCAGATGggcaaggccgtcggcgtgcTGGAGAACTTCCTCACCTACGTCCTCCAGCATGACGTGTGTCCCGAATACAACGCCAACGTCAAAGAAGCCCTAGCTATTTGCCAGAAAGCCAAAGTCGAGCTGCCTCAAGCTCACCAAGCGCTCCTGCGCTTCCCAGGGGAATTCAACCTGGCGCTTTTGGAGCTGTTCTGTGGTGACTTTCACTTCTTCGGTGAAGGCGAGTTTCAAAGACCCAAGGACTTCGCAGCCGAGGATATTTTGAAGATCGCTATCACAACGGCGGGAACCCAACAGCAGTACGATGCTGTCATGAAGGGCTTGGCCGACAAGTCCATCAAAGTCGTCAGCGAGGAGGAATGTGACATGGAGGTTGTGGCTGTTCACCGCCCGACGATCGAATCGCGCAAGCTCGTCCGCAGCATCAGGCTAGACAAGGGAGGACCATTCGCTCCTGTCGGCTCAATCGTTGCCAAGCCGTGCCTGATTGAGGACGGTTACGATCGCGGAGCAGACTTTGAGCTACCCAAGGAGGAGGTAACCTTCTTTCTGGACGACGCCATCCTCGTGAGACTGCAACCCGGATTTAAGCTGCAGCTTTGCGTCTGCGAGCTCAACATTGACATCAAGTTTATCAAACAGGCTCGTCTCGTGCTTGTGGAATGGCACACCTTTCTGCCACAGAACCTCATGCAGCACTACAAAGAGCCTGTGCCCTGCGACCGCCCTCCCCCGTCGGCCGTCAAGATGGATAGCGAAGGAGTTCATGTCGATGCGAACGAGCAGAAGACGTTGGACTCTTAG